The window GCTGGTCGAACGTGGATGGTTACGAGCTGTGGAAAACCGATGGCACGCCTGGTGGTACCATGCAGGTCGCGGACATCAACTCGAGTGGCGATTCTTATCCAACCAACCTGACCGCGGTCGGTTCAACGCTGTTCTTTACCGCCAATGATGGAGTCCATGGAAACGAACTGTGGAAACATGATTCGGTTCTCAACACGACCTCAATGGTGAAAGACTTGTCGGTCGGTGGTTCCTATGACGGATCATACCCAGACTGGCTAACCGTCTCGGGTGGGATGCTGTACTTTTCTGCGAACGACGGAACCGGCGAACAGTTGTACCGAAGCACCGGTGATGCGGCCGGGACGGTGCCGGTCACGCAAGCCGGAACGGGGGACCCCATCCTCTCGCCCACTTCACTGACCGATTTCAACGGCGAATTGTTTGTCGAAAGTGATTTTGGACTCTGGACCACGACCGACCAAACCGGAAGCACAACGGTGGGTTCGCTGGGCAATTTCAGCGGCTACCCCGATTACTACGGCCCTCGATTTTTCGTCGCACATCAAAACGAACTCCACTTCATCGCACGCTCGGACGAGCTATGGAAGACCGATGGAACGCCCAGCGGCACCGTGTCACTCTTCGATGCAACCACCGACCCGTACGACTACGCTGACGTTGGATACCTCACCGAGGCAGGAGGCTTGCTGTATTTTGTTGCAGATGCGGATTCGGTTGGATACAACGACTTCGAGTTGTGGAAGTTTGATGGCACAACCGCAAGCGTTGTCAAAGACATCCGAGTGGGTGATGAAGGTTCCTATCCGCTAGGTCTGACCGAGTTCCAGGGCAAGCTCGTTTTCTCAGCCGATGACGGTGAGTCTGGCCGTGAACTTTGGATGAGTGACGGCACGCAGAGCGGAACCATCTTGATCGACGACATCCATTCGGCTGTTGGAACCGGATCGCTTGCCAACGACACCTTCTTTGAGTTTGTAGAGTTTGACAACCAATTGTTCTTCCCTGCCGACAATGGTGTTGTCGGTGAAGAATTGTGGAAATTCACGCTGCCGCAGGTCACGGTGACCAACTCGCCGGTGAGTGTCGACGAGGGGGCCACCTTCACAGCGTCAGGTACATTGCGTTTTGCCGACACGATCACATCGGTTCCTGCGGGCGTCGTTGACAACCTTGATGGAACCTGGACCTGGACCGGATCCTTCGCTGATGGACCGGCAATGGAATCCGTTGTCCTCACGGTCACCGACTCGGATGGGCTAACAGCCTCGGTCTCTTTCGACATGGAAATTGAAGACGTTTTGCCAACCTTTCCAGTAACTGCGTCAGCGGCTGCCGTGGAAGGAGAAACTTACTTTGTAACAGTACATGGCAATGACCTTGTCGATCCCGGTGCCGATACGTTGGAAAGCATTCTGATTGAATGGGGTGACGGAACTAGCACGTTAGCACCTCCAGTGACCGCCTTCCCGACTCACGTTTACCCAGACAATGGATCCTTTGACTTTAAGGTGTTTGCCAACAACGAAGACGGATCGCACCTTGTCAAGTCGGTGACGGTAATTGTGGAAAACGTTTCTCCCGTGGTTGTTCTCGGTTCCAATACAACTCTCGATCCAATGGACGAGGGGCGGTACACCCGAACACTCATTTTTAATGATTCCGGAGCGGATGAGTGGACCGGGACGGTGAACTACGGCGATGGAACCATCGAACCTTTAATGATTGGCCCTGGAAAGACGATCCAGCTAGATCATACGTATGCAAGCGAAGGAGTTTTTCAGATCCAGGTGACTGTTACCGATGATGATGGTGGTTCTGGTTTCCGATTCATGACCGTCGACGTTGACCTCAATACGCCCCCCACTGCATCGGACAATACGGGCACGACGCTGGAGGACACGGCTCATGTCTTTACCGCGGCGAACTTCAATTTCAGTGATGTTTCGGAACCCTTCGATTCACTTGAGGCGGTTTCTCTTACGACTGTACCATTGGCCGGAACGTTGTTCTTGGATACGAATGGCAATGGCACCTTCGATGGTGCAAGCGAGGTCCTATCGGCGACTGACGTCGTCGATATCAGCGATATCACGGCGGGGCGTTTGATCTTTACACCAGCACCAAATGCCAACGGGACGAGCTACGCCAGCTTCGGTTTTGAAGTCAGCGATGGCTTTGAATTTTCGACGACCAACAATTCGATGGTCATCGACGTCACGCCGGTGAACGATCTGCCGACGGTCGACGTCGACCAGCCCACTTACACCGTCAACGAAGGCGATGCCGCTTTCGTCACTGGCACGTACGGCGACATCGATGGCTTATCCTCCGTGGTTTTGTCGTCGCCTGCCGGCCAAGTCACCAACAACGGCGACGGCACCTGGAGTCTCTTGCTCCCTACCAGCGATGGTCCAGGCGATTCGCAAACCATCACCGTCACCGCCGATGATGGAACTGACAGCGACGCGGCTACATTCGATTTGGTTGTGAACAACGTCACTCCCAGATTTAGTCCGTTCGGCAATCTCAACGTACCGTCAACGGCCTTCGGCGTCTTGAACGAAACATTTTCCTTTATCGACCCAGGTGACGACATTTGGACCGGAACGATCGACTATGGAGATGGGACTCCGGTCGAACCTTTGACCATCGATCCGTTAACGAAGACGTTTGTTCTCAATCATACCTACACCCAGGCATTGAGCTACAACGCCTTGGTCACCATCAGCGATGGTCTGGGAACCGATACTGCAGGAATTGACATCATTGTTCAACCGAGTGCCGATCTCAGTCTCAGTCTGGTGGCCCACTGGGAATTTGAAGGGGATGCTCTGGAGAGTGCTCCGGAGGGAAGCGTCGTCGATGATGGCACGTTGGTTGGTGCGACGATTGTCCCCGGAGGTTTGGGCAGCAGTTCGGTTCAGTTCTCTGGGACGGGCCAAGTGATGAGGCTTGCTACTTCATCGGACATCAACGACCGGACGACGGATCAGCGAACAATCGGTCTGTGGTTTTACCCAACTGACTTGGAGGCCAGCGGACGTCAGGTGCTTTATCAGGAAGGTGGAGCGTCTCGTGGCCTGAATCTCTACCTGGAGAATGGCAGTCTTCTTGCCGGTGGGTGGAACGTACCGGATGGTTGGGGTGGGACCTGGATATCGGACTCCAGTGTGCAGGCTGACGAGTGGAACTATGTTGCGTTGGTGTTTGACTCGATAGGAGGTGAACTCCGTCTGCAGCTTAACGGCGGCGTTTCGATCACCGGTGCGGCCCCGGTC of the Rhodopirellula baltica SH 1 genome contains:
- a CDS encoding ELWxxDGT repeat protein is translated as MVTDIVADNIASSPNEGIAIGNIAYFGNTDSTGEELWRSDGTSSGTYRLADLNPGEFDSAPRDFLPFKTGFVFDAENSSGDVGLFYYDTTLSEPELLLERNYATAKADVSGTLFFTNYDNINYEYELWKSDGTAGGTMVVKDDFTQGIYSDFSAAGGKLFFAYDDGVHGEELWVSDGTYEGTEIYDDILPGATGSDPSNFFEAGGNLYFTAVDGTHGRELWSASPGSSSVTFLGDTNPGIANSYPRDFVDSGGQLFYVADGSSGDVLMTSGGTLANTVELAQLGQIDDLTVAAGTVFFTATDATTGNELWKSDGTPGTTGIVKDIQSGYLWSSPSDLTEFNGNLYFAADGSDGKELWTSDGSELGTNLVKDVVPGAGGSYPSKLVESNGQLFFEAYNPASSSGELWKTDGSTTGTVLVEDLSLLEPTPYSYPSVVGFLATSSHLFFRPSTTIDWFSTDGTPSTATNLTSNFASSGSNPSSLLSTSQGLFFAADNGLWKSDGTESGTIRLDDPIANGFGLYPRDLVEVNGEVYFSGWSNVDGYELWKTDGTPGGTMQVADINSSGDSYPTNLTAVGSTLFFTANDGVHGNELWKHDSVLNTTSMVKDLSVGGSYDGSYPDWLTVSGGMLYFSANDGTGEQLYRSTGDAAGTVPVTQAGTGDPILSPTSLTDFNGELFVESDFGLWTTTDQTGSTTVGSLGNFSGYPDYYGPRFFVAHQNELHFIARSDELWKTDGTPSGTVSLFDATTDPYDYADVGYLTEAGGLLYFVADADSVGYNDFELWKFDGTTASVVKDIRVGDEGSYPLGLTEFQGKLVFSADDGESGRELWMSDGTQSGTILIDDIHSAVGTGSLANDTFFEFVEFDNQLFFPADNGVVGEELWKFTLPQVTVTNSPVSVDEGATFTASGTLRFADTITSVPAGVVDNLDGTWTWTGSFADGPAMESVVLTVTDSDGLTASVSFDMEIEDVLPTFPVTASAAAVEGETYFVTVHGNDLVDPGADTLESILIEWGDGTSTLAPPVTAFPTHVYPDNGSFDFKVFANNEDGSHLVKSVTVIVENVSPVVVLGSNTTLDPMDEGRYTRTLIFNDSGADEWTGTVNYGDGTIEPLMIGPGKTIQLDHTYASEGVFQIQVTVTDDDGGSGFRFMTVDVDLNTPPTASDNTGTTLEDTAHVFTAANFNFSDVSEPFDSLEAVSLTTVPLAGTLFLDTNGNGTFDGASEVLSATDVVDISDITAGRLIFTPAPNANGTSYASFGFEVSDGFEFSTTNNSMVIDVTPVNDLPTVDVDQPTYTVNEGDAAFVTGTYGDIDGLSSVVLSSPAGQVTNNGDGTWSLLLPTSDGPGDSQTITVTADDGTDSDAATFDLVVNNVTPRFSPFGNLNVPSTAFGVLNETFSFIDPGDDIWTGTIDYGDGTPVEPLTIDPLTKTFVLNHTYTQALSYNALVTISDGLGTDTAGIDIIVQPSADLSLSLVAHWEFEGDALESAPEGSVVDDGTLVGATIVPGGLGSSSVQFSGTGQVMRLATSSDINDRTTDQRTIGLWFYPTDLEASGRQVLYQEGGASRGLNLYLENGSLLAGGWNVPDGWGGTWISDSSVQADEWNYVALVFDSIGGELRLQLNGGVSITGAAPVSIASHANATIGRSEGGTLYSNGSGGSVNIAGTSGHYVGLIDDTRIYNRVLNELELQQLSSAAPSAPVDLALGLVSHWQFEGNVLDSAPEGGVSDDGNLIGAAIVPGGLGSSSVQFSGTGQVMRLATSSDINDRTTDQRTIGLWFYPTDLEASGRQVLYQEGGASRGLNLYLENGSLLAGGWNVPDGWGGTWISDSSVQADEWNYVALVFDSIGGELRLQLNGGVSITGAAPVSIASHANATIGRSEGGTLYSNGSGGSVNIAGTSGHYAGLIDDARIYNRVLSELELQQLAAAILNSQGSSAMLSSLTVAAPSQMDREDTNADGTVTASDALRVINYMNNESIAKAEGEQINTGWSRLDVNGDGSVTALDALLVINKLNQLEQVPASVIVDEEEFWSEESIDQVLAEGKLF